The proteins below are encoded in one region of Metabacillus dongyingensis:
- the nikA gene encoding nickel ABC transporter substrate-binding protein — protein MFNGRNSRQMLFITVFILLLSTLLFGCTKANDVSAPKDDHDNMLTLAWPRDVGEMNPHIYNPSQLFAQSMVYEPLVSYQEGGELKPHLAESWEISEDGKVYTFHLRQDVKFSDGTSFNAEIVKKNFDTILNNVELHSWLGFISKIDRTDVIDENTFKLTLTEPYYPTIQELAVVRPVRFLGEAGFPEDGDTSKGVVEPIGTGPWILEEHKADEYAIYKRNENYWGELPKEEKIQVKVIPDAETRVLAFEKGELDLIYGEGSISLDSFKQLESTGDYETSISEPVATRQLVINSTKEQLSDERVRQALHYGFNKEALVEGITSGYEEKADYILPTNLPYTKGNEAKVIDYDVEKAKSLLDEAGWTLPKGKTVREKDGQTLEVELMYDSAESIQKTMAETLQAEWGAIGVKLNIVGVELTEQIQRFKDNKFDINFFSNYGAPYDPHTFLNIVLSEGFGFNEAISAYPNKAELLKQIAEVPKTTDEQKRQQLYSSILTSIQDQGAIIPISYVKKTAIYQKDVTNFTFPANRDEHPFTGISKEQ, from the coding sequence ATGTTTAATGGAAGAAATAGCCGACAGATGTTATTTATAACTGTATTTATTTTATTATTATCAACACTATTATTTGGCTGTACAAAAGCTAACGATGTTTCAGCGCCAAAAGACGATCATGACAATATGCTAACATTGGCTTGGCCGAGAGATGTAGGAGAAATGAATCCGCATATTTATAATCCTTCACAATTATTTGCTCAGTCGATGGTGTATGAACCGTTAGTAAGCTACCAAGAGGGTGGCGAACTAAAACCACATCTAGCTGAGTCATGGGAAATTTCTGAAGACGGGAAAGTATATACGTTTCATTTGCGTCAAGATGTGAAATTTTCCGACGGAACAAGCTTTAATGCAGAAATTGTGAAAAAGAATTTCGATACCATTTTAAATAATGTAGAATTACATAGCTGGTTAGGTTTTATTTCGAAAATAGATCGAACAGATGTAATCGACGAAAATACGTTTAAACTGACATTAACTGAACCATATTATCCAACGATCCAGGAGTTAGCTGTTGTTCGACCAGTTCGTTTCTTAGGCGAAGCTGGATTTCCTGAAGATGGTGATACCTCAAAAGGTGTCGTTGAACCGATTGGTACAGGTCCATGGATTTTGGAAGAACATAAAGCGGATGAATATGCTATTTACAAGCGTAATGAAAATTATTGGGGTGAGCTTCCAAAAGAAGAGAAAATCCAAGTGAAAGTCATTCCTGATGCGGAAACGCGGGTACTTGCTTTTGAAAAAGGTGAGCTGGACCTTATTTACGGAGAAGGTTCTATCAGTTTAGATTCTTTCAAACAATTGGAATCTACTGGAGATTATGAAACTAGCATTTCTGAACCAGTTGCAACAAGGCAGCTCGTCATCAATTCAACGAAAGAACAGCTTTCCGATGAACGGGTACGTCAAGCGTTACATTATGGTTTTAATAAAGAAGCACTTGTTGAAGGGATTACATCTGGTTACGAGGAAAAAGCAGATTATATTTTACCGACAAACCTCCCTTATACGAAGGGCAATGAAGCAAAGGTCATTGATTATGATGTAGAAAAAGCGAAATCGTTATTAGATGAAGCAGGGTGGACGCTTCCTAAAGGAAAAACGGTACGTGAAAAAGATGGACAGACTCTTGAAGTCGAGTTAATGTATGATTCAGCAGAATCAATTCAAAAAACAATGGCAGAAACGCTTCAAGCTGAGTGGGGAGCCATTGGTGTGAAGTTAAACATTGTTGGAGTTGAATTAACAGAGCAAATTCAGCGATTTAAAGATAATAAGTTTGATATTAATTTCTTTAGTAACTACGGAGCTCCATATGATCCACATACGTTCTTAAACATTGTTTTGTCAGAAGGATTTGGCTTTAATGAGGCGATATCAGCATATCCGAACAAAGCTGAATTACTTAAACAAATCGCCGAGGTTCCGAAAACAACAGATGAGCAAAAACGCCAACAGCTTTACTCGTCAATCTTAACATCAATCCAAGATCAGGGAGCCATTATTCCGATCTCTTATGTTAAGAAAACAGCAATCTATCAAAAGGATGTTACTAATTTTACTTTCCCTGCTAATCGAGACGAACATCCATTTACGGGAATTAGCAAAGAGCAGTAA
- the nikB gene encoding nickel ABC transporter permease subunit NikB, with protein MGTYIFKRMISIIPVFLLATLLTTGMIHLSPVDPAEAYLAAAHIQPTDEILEQKRHEFGLDQPFLIQYVNSIMKICQLDFGISYVSNKPVLDEVASRLPATFQLALGSIVIAVLVSIPLGFLAGVKKNSLIDHFSRILSFLGASIPSFWLGYLLIFFFSVKLDLFPVEGIGTWQHLVLPSVTLALPLIAIYTRLLRASVLENLQQPYVLFARTRGINEKTIMAKHVLRIAISPMITGLGMNLGKLLTGTIIVEAVFSWPGFGRYFIEAIFNRDIPVIQCYVLIAASLFILSNLLVDLIQMYIDPRISRKEGQQQ; from the coding sequence ATGGGCACCTATATTTTTAAACGAATGATATCTATTATTCCAGTTTTTCTTTTAGCAACATTACTTACAACTGGAATGATTCACCTTTCACCGGTAGACCCGGCTGAGGCCTACTTAGCAGCCGCCCATATTCAGCCGACCGATGAGATTTTGGAGCAAAAAAGACATGAGTTTGGTTTAGACCAACCATTCCTCATTCAATATGTAAACTCTATTATGAAGATATGCCAGCTTGATTTTGGCATATCTTATGTTTCGAATAAGCCTGTTTTGGATGAGGTTGCATCGAGATTACCGGCTACCTTTCAGCTTGCTCTAGGAAGTATCGTCATAGCTGTACTAGTGAGTATCCCGCTAGGTTTCCTTGCTGGAGTAAAGAAAAATAGCCTAATCGACCATTTTAGCAGGATTCTCTCCTTTTTAGGGGCATCGATTCCTTCTTTTTGGCTCGGTTATCTTTTAATTTTTTTCTTTTCTGTTAAACTTGACCTTTTTCCAGTTGAAGGAATTGGAACATGGCAGCATCTTGTTCTGCCTTCCGTTACACTGGCCCTTCCTTTAATTGCAATCTATACAAGATTGTTACGTGCGAGTGTTCTTGAAAACTTGCAACAGCCATATGTGCTATTTGCCAGGACAAGAGGAATTAACGAAAAAACGATTATGGCCAAGCATGTCTTAAGGATTGCCATTTCCCCGATGATTACTGGTCTTGGGATGAATCTTGGAAAATTACTGACTGGAACAATCATCGTGGAAGCAGTTTTTTCTTGGCCAGGGTTTGGTCGTTATTTTATTGAAGCTATTTTTAATCGTGATATACCAGTCATTCAATGTTATGTGCTGATTGCAGCCAGCTTATTTATTTTAAGTAACTTACTTGTTGATTTAATTCAAATGTATATTGACCCGCGCATTTCCAGGAAAGAAGGGCAGCAGCAATGA
- the nikC gene encoding nickel ABC transporter permease subunit NikC yields MIISLPKIFRSQKVISICSIILSILVIIAIFAPWIAPNDPVAVNLAYKLQPPSWAYPLGTDHLGRCNLSRILYGARLSLGFAMLIFLSSILIGLLVGTFSGYKGGLVDHVLMRFCDGVMAFPSLILILGLVGIFGPGLTQVIIALMLVQWVYYARMFRGMVLSLKEQNFIAAAKISGSSQWKIIKNHIVPNVLPPLVVMGTLEMGWAIMDISAMSFLGLGVQPPTPEWGAMIHEGKSYIRTNPELMLYPGLIIMLVIVTFNLLGEALSERYDVKRRF; encoded by the coding sequence ATGATTATAAGTTTACCTAAGATATTCAGAAGTCAAAAAGTTATTTCCATATGCTCGATTATATTAAGTATTCTTGTTATCATTGCTATCTTTGCTCCATGGATTGCACCCAATGATCCGGTTGCTGTCAACTTAGCTTATAAACTTCAGCCTCCTTCTTGGGCCTATCCATTAGGAACAGACCATTTAGGAAGATGTAATCTATCGCGTATTTTATATGGGGCGCGCCTTTCATTAGGTTTTGCGATGCTAATCTTTCTTTCATCCATCCTCATTGGTTTACTTGTTGGAACCTTTTCAGGGTATAAGGGCGGCCTTGTTGATCATGTATTGATGAGGTTTTGCGATGGTGTCATGGCTTTTCCAAGTCTTATCCTTATTCTTGGACTAGTTGGCATATTCGGACCTGGACTTACACAAGTGATCATCGCGTTGATGCTTGTGCAATGGGTCTACTATGCAAGAATGTTCCGAGGAATGGTCCTTAGTCTGAAAGAACAAAACTTTATTGCAGCTGCGAAAATAAGCGGCTCTTCTCAATGGAAGATTATTAAAAATCATATTGTCCCAAATGTACTCCCGCCACTTGTCGTCATGGGTACATTAGAAATGGGCTGGGCCATTATGGATATATCCGCCATGTCGTTTCTAGGATTAGGAGTGCAACCCCCTACACCTGAATGGGGAGCGATGATTCACGAAGGGAAATCGTATATTCGGACAAATCCAGAATTAATGCTTTATCCAGGTTTGATCATTATGCTCGTTATTGTTACATTCAATTTACTAGGTGAAGCGTTATCTGAACGGTACGATGTCAAACGTAGATTTTAA
- the nikD gene encoding nickel import ATP-binding protein NikD — MGAEQSNVLQVKDLHVQVKTKDGVTPLVQEINFELKPGRVLGLVGESGCGKTVTSMSIFQLLDRKTTTIDGSITLQGRELNGLADKEMRKIRGKDIAFIMQNPMNAFTPVFTIGHQFIETIRSHTKWNKKQATELAIEAMQHVNLPNPANLLKSYPFQLSGGMLQRVMIAIAACLHPAVIIADEPTTALDVNNQKKVLYHLDKIRSEYGSAILLISHDLGVISEMADEVAVMKNGRIVEKANVFQLFDEPQHEYTKKLLNARSLIHLDEPNIHLA, encoded by the coding sequence TTGGGTGCAGAACAGTCGAATGTGTTACAAGTGAAAGATTTACATGTACAGGTAAAAACAAAAGATGGTGTTACCCCACTTGTTCAAGAGATAAATTTTGAACTAAAGCCTGGACGTGTACTTGGTCTAGTTGGGGAAAGTGGATGCGGTAAAACTGTTACAAGTATGTCCATTTTTCAACTTCTTGATCGGAAAACGACAACGATTGATGGGAGTATAACATTACAAGGACGTGAATTGAACGGTTTAGCCGATAAAGAAATGCGTAAGATCCGTGGCAAGGATATTGCCTTTATTATGCAAAATCCGATGAATGCTTTTACACCTGTTTTTACGATTGGCCATCAATTTATCGAAACCATTCGATCTCATACAAAATGGAATAAAAAACAAGCAACAGAGCTTGCCATCGAGGCAATGCAGCATGTGAACTTACCCAATCCTGCTAACCTATTAAAATCGTATCCTTTTCAATTGAGTGGCGGCATGCTGCAACGGGTGATGATTGCCATTGCAGCATGCTTACATCCAGCTGTTATTATTGCTGATGAACCAACTACCGCACTTGACGTCAATAATCAGAAGAAAGTGCTGTACCACTTAGATAAAATTCGCTCTGAATATGGTTCAGCTATTCTTTTAATATCCCATGATCTCGGAGTCATTTCGGAAATGGCAGATGAGGTAGCCGTTATGAAGAATGGCAGGATTGTAGAAAAAGCGAATGTGTTTCAGCTATTTGATGAGCCGCAGCATGAGTATACGAAGAAACTACTAAATGCACGCTCACTAATACATTTAGATGAACCTAACATCCATTTGGCTTAG
- the hutI gene encoding imidazolonepropionase, with protein sequence MKYDLILENIGQLLTMDYEKEGPLCGRDMDELIVLENKALAIADGRIAVIGSNEEAAMWTAEKRMDCEGKLVTPGLIDPHTHLVFAGSREHEMGLKQQGVPYLEILKQGGGILSTVKATRAASEAELYEKAAGHLDRMLSYGMTTVEAKSGYGLNAEAELKQLRTAKKLNAEHAAEVVSTFLGAHAIPPEHKHQPDVFLEEMVQLLDVIEKEELAQFVDIFCETGVFSIEQSRVFLSKAKQKGFQVKIHADEIDPLGGAELASELSAVSAEHLVGTSDEGIKQLAAKGVIACLLPGTSFYLNKPDHAKARKMLEEGVAVTLATDFNPGSCPTENLQLIMSFAAVIYKMTVKEIWNAVTINAAHAIGLGGERGIIAPMKQADLVIWDAGNYEYIPYHFGVNHAGTVIKKGAIVYEKGDHCEPSSLSFT encoded by the coding sequence ATGAAATATGATCTAATACTTGAAAATATAGGCCAGCTCTTAACAATGGATTATGAAAAAGAAGGTCCACTCTGCGGCAGGGACATGGATGAGCTGATTGTACTTGAAAACAAGGCACTTGCGATTGCTGATGGGAGAATAGCTGTGATAGGTTCAAACGAAGAAGCAGCTATGTGGACGGCTGAAAAAAGAATGGATTGTGAAGGGAAGCTTGTTACACCGGGCCTCATTGATCCACATACTCATTTAGTGTTTGCCGGATCCCGTGAGCATGAAATGGGACTGAAGCAGCAGGGTGTTCCTTACTTGGAAATCCTGAAACAGGGCGGCGGCATTCTTTCGACTGTAAAAGCAACGCGGGCTGCAAGTGAAGCGGAGCTTTATGAAAAAGCAGCCGGCCATCTTGACCGGATGCTTTCATATGGAATGACGACGGTTGAAGCGAAAAGCGGATACGGACTGAACGCAGAAGCAGAACTGAAGCAGCTTAGGACCGCAAAAAAATTAAACGCGGAGCACGCAGCCGAAGTTGTTTCAACCTTTTTGGGTGCGCATGCCATACCTCCAGAGCATAAGCATCAGCCGGATGTTTTCTTAGAAGAAATGGTTCAGCTGCTTGATGTCATTGAAAAAGAAGAATTAGCCCAATTTGTAGATATCTTTTGTGAAACAGGCGTTTTCTCGATTGAACAGTCCAGAGTGTTTTTATCAAAAGCAAAGCAAAAAGGATTTCAGGTGAAAATTCATGCCGATGAAATTGATCCATTAGGAGGAGCAGAATTGGCTTCTGAGCTCAGTGCTGTCAGTGCAGAGCATTTAGTTGGAACTTCAGATGAAGGCATTAAGCAGCTGGCTGCAAAAGGGGTTATCGCCTGCCTGCTGCCCGGTACTTCTTTTTATCTGAACAAACCGGATCATGCCAAAGCAAGAAAGATGCTCGAGGAAGGAGTGGCGGTGACTCTTGCGACTGATTTTAATCCCGGGAGCTGCCCGACTGAGAATCTGCAGCTGATCATGTCTTTCGCAGCGGTTATCTATAAAATGACGGTCAAAGAAATTTGGAATGCTGTCACCATTAATGCAGCCCATGCCATCGGGTTAGGCGGCGAACGGGGGATAATCGCGCCAATGAAGCAGGCGGACCTTGTCATCTGGGATGCGGGAAACTATGAATATATCCCTTATCATTTCGGAGTGAATCACGCAGGGACCGTTATCAAGAAAGGTGCCATAGTATATGAAAAGGGGGATCACTGTGAACCGTCTTCCCTTTCTTTCACATGA
- the nikE gene encoding nickel import ATP-binding protein NikE, with translation MSLLQVKEVTHSYGSRTFFYWKGRPKKVLSDISLAIEEGTCLGMLGTSGAGKSTLGKVILGLERPQSGQILFQGHDIYTADKHTRQKIRRDIQAVFQDSYSSVNPRITAERIIAEPLENYEKLTVAEQKRTIVELLERVGLSEKDLKKYPHQFSGGQLQRINIARAISLKPKMIVLDESVSSLDMVNQTLILELLKELKEDFGLSYFFITHDIKAAYSISDSLGVLEKGELIELYDSKKQFFTSEHPVVKEMRGSILAEHPRFRSIRTRVSHT, from the coding sequence ATGAGTTTATTACAAGTAAAAGAAGTCACTCATAGCTACGGATCCCGAACGTTTTTTTACTGGAAAGGTCGCCCTAAAAAAGTACTTTCTGATATTTCGCTTGCGATTGAGGAAGGTACATGCTTAGGAATGCTTGGTACGAGTGGGGCCGGTAAAAGTACTTTAGGAAAAGTGATTCTTGGTTTGGAACGGCCACAAAGCGGACAAATCCTGTTTCAAGGGCATGATATTTATACTGCAGATAAACATACTCGGCAAAAAATCCGTCGCGATATTCAAGCTGTCTTTCAGGATTCATACTCATCAGTCAATCCCCGCATAACAGCCGAACGTATTATTGCAGAGCCTTTAGAAAACTATGAAAAGCTAACAGTTGCTGAACAAAAACGAACTATTGTTGAATTATTGGAAAGGGTCGGACTGAGTGAAAAGGACCTGAAAAAATACCCGCACCAATTTAGCGGCGGGCAATTGCAGAGGATCAATATTGCAAGAGCGATCTCCCTCAAACCAAAGATGATCGTCCTGGACGAATCTGTTAGTAGTCTAGATATGGTTAACCAAACACTTATTTTAGAATTACTAAAGGAGCTAAAAGAAGACTTCGGGCTATCTTATTTCTTTATTACACATGATATTAAAGCTGCCTATTCGATTAGTGATTCATTGGGTGTACTAGAAAAAGGAGAATTAATCGAGCTTTATGATTCAAAAAAACAGTTTTTCACTTCAGAACATCCTGTAGTAAAAGAGATGAGAGGTTCCATACTTGCAGAGCACCCGCGTTTTCGATCGATTAGAACAAGGGTTAGCCATACTTAA
- the hutG gene encoding formimidoylglutamase, producing the protein MNRLPFLSHDARFVDRGISRAGTLLKKRDHEIAEGIGLVGVPLSKPSISHSGASFAPETIRKMMNAFTTYSVQNNTDLKKERIIDFGDISMHVTDLSESHRRIETTVEGVLGEHPLMVPIFLGGDHSVTAPIFTAFQKEKGKAGIIQFDAHHDLRNLEDGGPSNGTPFRQLIEKGVLQGKHLYQIGIRDFSNGKEYTDYGKENGVHIFTVQDVYKRGILSILQESVSGLLKEVDVIYVSLDMDVMDQAFAPGCPAIGPGGMDSRMLIEAIRFLGEVPAVKAMDIVEIDPTLDFRDMTSRLAAYCVLTFLTGYKSRK; encoded by the coding sequence GTGAACCGTCTTCCCTTTCTTTCACATGATGCAAGATTCGTAGACCGCGGGATTTCACGGGCGGGAACGTTATTGAAAAAACGGGATCATGAAATTGCCGAAGGCATTGGGTTAGTGGGAGTTCCATTATCGAAGCCATCGATCAGTCATTCAGGGGCATCTTTTGCTCCTGAAACAATAAGAAAAATGATGAACGCTTTTACCACCTACTCTGTTCAGAACAATACAGATTTGAAAAAAGAGAGAATCATAGACTTTGGGGATATATCCATGCATGTAACAGATCTATCTGAATCGCACCGGAGGATTGAAACGACGGTGGAAGGAGTTTTGGGTGAACATCCTTTAATGGTTCCTATTTTTCTTGGGGGCGATCATTCTGTTACAGCGCCGATTTTTACAGCTTTTCAAAAAGAAAAAGGAAAGGCTGGGATTATTCAGTTCGACGCGCACCACGATCTGCGGAACCTTGAAGATGGAGGACCGTCAAATGGAACACCTTTTAGACAGCTGATCGAAAAAGGTGTACTGCAGGGAAAACACCTTTATCAAATTGGCATCCGCGACTTTTCAAATGGCAAAGAATATACCGATTATGGCAAAGAAAATGGTGTCCATATCTTCACCGTGCAAGACGTGTACAAAAGAGGAATTCTCTCAATTTTACAAGAGAGTGTGAGTGGGCTCCTGAAAGAAGTTGACGTCATCTACGTATCTCTTGATATGGATGTAATGGATCAGGCGTTTGCACCAGGCTGCCCTGCCATTGGTCCAGGCGGGATGGATTCACGGATGCTGATTGAAGCTATACGATTTTTAGGAGAAGTTCCAGCTGTAAAAGCAATGGATATTGTTGAAATTGACCCGACACTCGATTTTCGGGATATGACGAGCCGTTTGGCAGCTTACTGTGTCTTAACCTTTTTAACAGGTTACAAGAGCAGAAAGTAG
- the hutU gene encoding urocanate hydratase, with protein MTAKFTGAKRGTELDCKGWEQEAALRMLMNNLDPEVAEKPEELIVYGGIGKAARNQESLDGIVRSLKSLEHDETLLIQSGKPVGIFKTHEHAPRVLLSNSVLVPKWADWENFHELDQKGLTMYGQMTAGSWIYIGTQGILQGTYETFSAVAKEHFGGSLKGTITLTAGLGGMGGAQPLAVTMNGGVVIAADVDQSRIEKRLATKYCDRLTHSFDEAVQWAMKAKSEGKALSIGLVANAVDVLHEVIKKNIKIDILTDQTSAHDPLNGYFPQGLSMDEAMQIKRDHPDLYVEKSKKSMAEHVRCMLELQKSGTIVFDYGNNIRQVAKDEGVENAFAFPGFVPAYIRPLFCEGKGPFRWAALSGDPADIHRTDQLIKELFPENEALLRWIDMAHEHVAFQGLPARICWLGYGERVKMGLAINELVRTGELKAPIVIGRDHLDCGSVASPNRETEAMKDGSDAIGDWAVLNALVNTSAGASWVSFHHGGGVGMGYSLHSGMVVVADGTETAKRKLERVLVSDPGMGIIRHADAGYEEAQTFAKEHNVRIPMQE; from the coding sequence ATGACAGCAAAATTCACAGGAGCAAAACGGGGAACTGAATTAGACTGTAAAGGATGGGAGCAGGAGGCAGCGCTTCGCATGCTGATGAATAACCTGGATCCTGAAGTTGCAGAAAAGCCGGAGGAGCTCATTGTTTATGGAGGAATTGGAAAGGCTGCAAGAAATCAGGAGTCACTGGATGGAATCGTCCGATCGTTAAAATCATTGGAGCATGATGAGACACTTCTCATTCAATCGGGGAAGCCTGTAGGGATTTTTAAAACGCATGAACATGCCCCGCGGGTTCTGCTTTCAAACTCTGTACTTGTCCCTAAATGGGCAGATTGGGAAAACTTCCACGAGCTTGATCAAAAAGGCCTGACCATGTATGGGCAAATGACGGCGGGAAGCTGGATCTATATCGGAACACAGGGAATTCTTCAAGGAACCTATGAAACGTTTTCTGCTGTGGCAAAAGAGCATTTTGGCGGGAGCTTAAAAGGCACAATTACATTAACGGCGGGCCTTGGCGGAATGGGAGGGGCACAGCCTCTTGCCGTAACGATGAACGGCGGAGTTGTTATTGCTGCCGATGTTGATCAAAGCAGAATTGAGAAGAGACTTGCGACAAAGTATTGTGACAGGCTGACTCATTCTTTTGATGAAGCGGTGCAGTGGGCAATGAAGGCTAAGTCAGAAGGCAAAGCCCTTTCAATTGGATTAGTGGCAAATGCAGTAGATGTCCTTCATGAAGTGATTAAGAAAAACATAAAGATTGATATCCTTACTGACCAGACATCCGCACATGACCCGTTAAATGGGTATTTTCCGCAAGGTTTATCGATGGATGAAGCGATGCAGATAAAAAGGGATCATCCAGATTTGTATGTTGAGAAATCCAAAAAATCTATGGCTGAGCATGTAAGATGCATGTTAGAGCTTCAAAAGAGCGGAACCATCGTCTTTGATTACGGCAATAATATTCGCCAGGTAGCAAAGGACGAAGGAGTGGAAAATGCATTTGCATTTCCGGGCTTTGTGCCAGCCTATATTCGTCCGCTGTTCTGTGAGGGCAAAGGTCCTTTCAGATGGGCAGCTCTATCTGGAGATCCTGCAGACATCCACCGCACAGATCAGCTGATTAAGGAGCTTTTTCCTGAAAATGAAGCCCTTCTGCGCTGGATTGATATGGCACATGAGCATGTTGCTTTTCAGGGACTGCCGGCACGTATTTGCTGGCTCGGCTACGGTGAACGGGTGAAGATGGGCCTCGCCATTAATGAATTAGTCAGGACGGGAGAACTGAAAGCACCGATCGTCATTGGACGCGATCACCTTGACTGCGGTTCAGTTGCCTCGCCAAATCGCGAGACAGAGGCGATGAAGGACGGAAGCGATGCAATAGGAGATTGGGCAGTGTTAAATGCACTAGTTAACACATCAGCCGGAGCGAGCTGGGTATCCTTCCACCATGGCGGCGGAGTAGGAATGGGCTATTCTCTGCATTCCGGTATGGTTGTTGTTGCTGACGGAACGGAAACAGCAAAACGCAAATTAGAAAGAGTTCTCGTATCTGATCCCGGGATGGGCATTATCCGTCATGCAGATGCAGGCTACGAAGAGGCACAGACTTTTGCAAAAGAACATAATGTACGTATTCCAATGCAGGAATAG
- a CDS encoding CitMHS family transporter → MYTLYLLTKEVKTMLALLGFLMIITFMILIMTKRLTAMIALMVVPVVFALIGGFGKEIGPMALDGIKSVAPTGIMILFAILFFGIMIDAGVFDPIISTILKVVKGDPVKIAIGTAVLALLISLDGDGTTTYIITISAMLPLYKRIGMRPLILAGIAVSASGVMNLLPWGGPTARAMTALNLEMSDIFTPVIPSMAGGILFVLFMAYCLGKKERKRVGILEIDYSTMAMQQAAASAEEAGIKRPKLIVVNYLLTIMLLVALINEVLPTTVLFMIGFAIAITMNYPKLSDQKARISNYADNALSVISMVFAAGIFTGILSGTKMVDAIANTMITHIPDAFGSQLALITAILSAPFTFFMSNDAFYYGVLPLLAKAAAGYGIDPAFIGRASLLGLPVHLLSPLVPSTYLLVGMVGEDFGDLQRTFLKWACGSTAVMILVALALSIIPL, encoded by the coding sequence TTGTATACACTTTATTTACTAACAAAAGAGGTGAAGACCATGCTTGCATTATTAGGATTTTTAATGATAATCACATTCATGATTTTAATTATGACAAAACGGCTAACGGCTATGATTGCACTGATGGTAGTTCCAGTTGTTTTTGCATTAATCGGCGGATTCGGAAAAGAAATCGGACCCATGGCGCTTGATGGCATAAAAAGTGTAGCACCCACAGGCATAATGATCCTATTTGCCATTCTCTTTTTCGGCATAATGATTGATGCAGGAGTATTTGATCCTATTATTTCAACCATCCTGAAAGTTGTAAAAGGAGATCCTGTAAAGATAGCCATCGGTACGGCAGTCCTCGCATTGTTGATTTCCTTAGATGGGGATGGAACCACAACATATATAATTACGATTTCTGCCATGCTTCCATTGTATAAACGAATTGGCATGAGGCCGCTGATATTAGCAGGGATTGCCGTATCTGCTTCAGGTGTTATGAACCTACTGCCATGGGGAGGACCTACTGCCAGAGCCATGACGGCATTGAATCTTGAGATGTCGGATATTTTCACTCCAGTCATTCCCTCAATGGCTGGCGGAATATTGTTTGTATTATTCATGGCTTATTGCCTTGGGAAAAAAGAGCGCAAAAGAGTGGGTATACTTGAAATTGATTACAGCACAATGGCCATGCAGCAGGCGGCGGCTTCTGCAGAGGAAGCTGGTATTAAAAGGCCAAAACTAATTGTTGTGAATTACCTGTTAACCATCATGCTTTTAGTGGCGCTAATCAACGAAGTCCTGCCAACTACTGTCTTGTTTATGATTGGTTTTGCCATTGCTATTACGATGAATTATCCAAAATTAAGTGACCAAAAAGCGAGGATTTCAAACTATGCTGATAATGCATTATCAGTCATTTCAATGGTGTTTGCAGCAGGTATTTTTACAGGTATTCTCTCAGGGACTAAAATGGTAGATGCCATCGCAAACACTATGATTACGCATATACCTGATGCCTTTGGTTCACAATTAGCTCTTATTACAGCGATACTAAGTGCTCCCTTTACATTTTTCATGTCCAATGATGCATTTTACTACGGCGTTTTGCCATTGCTCGCCAAGGCGGCTGCCGGATATGGAATTGACCCTGCATTTATTGGACGTGCATCACTTCTCGGATTGCCTGTCCATCTATTAAGTCCGCTAGTACCGTCGACATACCTTTTAGTCGGAATGGTTGGAGAAGATTTCGGGGACTTGCAGCGCACCTTCCTGAAATGGGCCTGCGGATCGACAGCCGTAATGATTTTAGTAGCTCTTGCCTTATCAATTATTCCTTTATAA